In Aspergillus fumigatus Af293 chromosome 6, whole genome shotgun sequence, the genomic window GGAGGAAATAAAGATCGCTGGTTATTCAGCCCGAGATTCGACAACAAGAAGTAGATCGGTCATGCCATTAACCCGAAGGCATTACTTGGGTGCGGTGATGGGTAAATATGACTCCTTTACATCGGGATAATGACAATGCCTGCCTTCATGCCCCGGGGTATTACAATGTCCAAGCTAATTTTGCACTACCAGTGGACCCACTAGATCAGATATCCGTATTCTTAACCTGATGGAGCAAGATATACGAACCCCACAATCCCCGACCATGTTTAATATCCCCATACCCCGGATTCCACTCGGATTCCACTCAATCTTCCTCCACAACTCCCCCGCAACCGCCGTGTGAGGAACAATGCCGTCGCGCCGATCTCACTCCAAATCTCATCATGGGTGCACCCAGTGCAAGGGGCGTCAAATCAAATGTGATGAAGTCCGTCCGATCTGTGGTTCCTGCCGCAGGAAACAACTCCCATGTAATTTTCAAAGCTTTGCGCCCCAAACCTCCCCGCAGCCGTCAATTGCCGATGCCATTCTAGGGCATCGGGACAGTTTTGTACTCCCACTGCTGGACTTGGAGCTGTTGCATCACTGGCATACCGTGACAGGGAACTACCTAGCAGATGCTAAGCCGCTGCAGGATGTCATACCCACCGTCATGCCACAGGAGGGGCTGGCGAACCCTTTCTTGATGCACAGCATCCTGGCAGTTTCTGCCCTTCACCGGGCACACAGTGCACCCTTGAGCCATCGCCAGATGTACTCTGAGGCCGCCACGATGCATCATAGCCGGTCTCTGGCATTGTGTACCCCTTTGTTCAAGAACATTACCCGCCAAAACTGCCACGCCCTGTTTGCGCTGTCTTGTCTGGTTCCAGTCTTTGTATTCGCGTCTCGGAACCCAAGCAAAAACCCGAGGATCCAAAGTCTGACCGCAGTGGTCGAAGCGTTCAGGTTAGTTCGTGGGGCCGCCTCTGTCGTGAACCAGGCCAGATTGTGGCTCGAACAAGGACCCTTGCAGCTCTTGCTGCGGATTGGTCAGTGTCAAATGCCGATAGCAACAGCGGCAGAACGTTATGCTCGGGCTCTGCATGAGCAATTGCAGTCACTGGACCACAATCTGCCGCAAGCGGGGCCATCATTGAACTCGGAGTCTTTTACCCCGGCCCTGAACAGCTCGATCAAGAACCTCATAGATCTACTTCAACTTTACCTGCGAAGCGGAGACTCGAGAGCCATCATGGCCTGGCCAGTTGTGGTCGACCCGTCCTATTTTGACTCTCTGCTCCGTACAGAGCGGATAGCGCTCCTCACCCTTGCGTTTTACGGGTGCTCCTTACGGATACTCTCGGGGCATTGGTGGCTAGAAAGCTGGGGGGAGCTT contains:
- a CDS encoding Zn(II)2Cys6 transcription factor domain-containing protein, whose protein sequence is MPSRRSHSKSHHGCTQCKGRQIKCDEVRPICGSCRRKQLPCNFQSFAPQTSPQPSIADAILGHRDSFVLPLLDLELLHHWHTVTGNYLADAKPLQDVIPTVMPQEGLANPFLMHSILAVSALHRAHSAPLSHRQILCIRVSEPKQKPEDPKSDRSGRSVQVSSWGRLCREPGQIVARTRTLAALAADWSVSNADSNSGRTLCSGSA